DNA from Candidatus Eisenbacteria bacterium:
AGACGGTCGCTTTGTTGTGACTCACCTCGAAGAAGCCGCCGCTCACCTCGAGCTTCTCGTTCTGGCCGCCGGCGCGGCGGATGGTGAGCATGCCCTTCGCCAGGTTGGCCACCAGCGGAGCGTGGTGGGCGAGCACGCCGAAGTAGCCGGCGGTGCCGGGAACCTCGACGTACTCGACC
Protein-coding regions in this window:
- the atpC gene encoding F0F1 ATP synthase subunit epsilon (produces ATP from ADP in the presence of a proton gradient across the membrane; the epsilon subunit is part of the catalytic core of the ATP synthase complex), whose product is VEYVEVPGTAGYFGVLAHHAPLVANLAKGMLTIRRAGGQNEKLEVSGGFFEVSHNKATVLADSIG